The Acyrthosiphon pisum isolate AL4f unplaced genomic scaffold, pea_aphid_22Mar2018_4r6ur Scaffold_161;HRSCAF=557, whole genome shotgun sequence genome segment NNNNNNNNNNNNNNNNNNNNNNNNNNNNNNNNNNNNNNNNNNNNNNNNNNNNNNNNNNNNNNNNNNNNNNNNNNNNNNNNNNNNNNNNNNNNNNNNNNNNNNNNNNNNNNNNNNNNNNNNNNNNNNNNNNNNNNNNNNNNNNNNNNNNNNNNNNNNNNNNNNNNNNNNNNNNNNNNNNNNNNNNNNNNNNNNNNNNNNNNNNNNNNNNNNNNNNNNNNNNNNNNNNNNNNNNNNNNNNNNNNNNNNNNNNNNNNNNNNNNNNNNNNNNNNNNNNNNNNNNNNNNNNNNNNNNNNNNNNNNNNNNNNNNNNNNNNNNNNNNNNNNNNNNNNNNNNNNNNNNNNNNNNNNNNNNNNNNNNNNNNNNNNNNNNNNNNNNNNNNNNNNNNNNNNNNNNNNNNNNNNNNNNNNNNNNNNNNNNNNNNNNNNNNNNNNNNNNNNNNNNNNNNNNNNNNNNNNNNNNNNNNNNNNNNNNNNNNNNNNNNNNNNNNNNNNNNNNNNNNNNNNNNNNNNNNNNNNNNNNNNNNNNNNNNNNNNNNNNNNNCCTCGCACCAACGCCCGCTCGGGCGAGTGCCGAACCCAAATGTCCGAACCTGCCGTTCCTCTCGTACTGGGCAGGATTACTATCGTAACGACTGCCGCCGTAAAGGCGGTTTCGATCGCGTGCGACCTTGCATCAGTAGGGTAAAACTAACCTGTCTCACGACGGTCTAAACCCAGCTCACGTTCCTTAAGCGGGTGAACAATCCGACGCTTGGCGAATTTTGCTTCGCAATGATAGGAAGAGCCGACATCGAAGGATCAAAAAGCGACGTCGCTATGAACGCTTGGCCGCCACAAGCCAGTTATCCCTGTGGTAACTTTTCTGACACCTCTCGCTGAAAACTCTTCAGCGGACGAGAGGATCGAGAGGCCGATGCTTTCGCAGTCCCTACGCGTACTGAGCGTCCGGGATCAAGCCAGCATTTGCCCTTTTGCTCTACGCGAGGTTTCCGTCCTCGCTGAGCTGGCCTTAGGACACCTGCGTTATTTTTTGACAGATGTACCGCCCCAGTCAAACTCCCCACCTGGCGGTGTCCTCGGAATACGGATCGCACCAGGGACCGGGCCCGCGGATACGCCGCGAACGCGGACGGCGACTTTTGACGGTCGGCCGTACGCGGACGGACGCGGTCCGCGGTTTGACGCCCGGATCCCTCGGCTGGTGCTTAACGCTACCGGAATATCAACCGCGGCCCGGCACGAACGGGCACAGGCCGACGGCACGGCGACCACGCCGCGCGCCAGTAGCGCGCCGGCGAACCGACGGCAAACCGACGACGCGACGGGACGACGACCGCCGGCCGGACGCGCCCGCGGCCGGAACCGCGCGTTCCGCTCTACCGAGTAAGTGGGGAAACGATGCGAGTAGTGGTATTTCAAGGTCGGCCCGGAGACGAACGGCCGAAACCGCCCGCCTTGGTCCGGGTCTCCCACGTATGCTACACCTCGGCATGTCTCCGAACAATGCCAGATTAGAGTCAAGCTCAACAGGGTCTTCTTTCCCCGCTGATTTTTCCAAGCCCGTTCCCTtggctgtggtttcgctagatagtagatagggacagtgagaatctcgttaatccattcatgcgcgtcactaattagatgacgaggcatttggctaccttaaaagagtcatagttactcctgccgtttacccgcgcttgcttgaatttcttcacgttgacattcagagcactgggcagaaatcacatcgcgtcaacacccgtcccgggccatcgcgatgctttgttttaattagNNNNNNNNNNNNNNNNNNNNNNNNNNNNNNNNNNNNNNNNNNNNNNNNNNACtgaattatctagcgaaacctcagccaagcgcaaacgatcgatacgactgaaattatctagcgaaaccaatgccaagggcaaacgatcgagacgactcaaattatctagcgaaacctcagccaagcgcaaacgatcgagacgactcaaattatctagcgaaacctcagccaaggacaaacgatcgattcgactgaaattatctagcgaaaccaatgccaagggcaaacgatcgagacgactcaaattatctagcgaaaccaatgccaagggtagttagtggcacggtagccgaattttaaaaaaaaatgacaatcaccgtgcgtagtggtacggcagccgaattttaaaaaaaaaattaccatcaccgtgcgtagtggcacggcagccgaattttaaaaaaaaattaccatcaccgtgcgtagtggcacggcagccgaattttaaaaaaaaattaccatcaccgtgcgtagtggcacggcgatgcggagttgaaaaaaaaaccacgcccggaggacgcgttaaaaaaaatcgtctcaAATTAATCCTATGtcggtgcgtagtggtacggcgattaggaattgaaaaaaaaaggcgcCGGCCCGCGCGGAANNNNNNNNNNNNNNNNNNNNNNNNNNNNNNNNNNNNNNNNNNNNNNNNNNNNNNNNNNNNNNNNNNNNNNNNNNNNNNNNNNNNNNNNNNNNNNNNNNNNNNNNNNNNNNNNNNNNNNNNNNNNNNNNNNNNNNNNNNNNNNNNNNNNNNNNNNNNNNNNNNNNNNNNNNNNNNNNNNNNNNNNNNNNNNNNNNNNNNNNNNNNNNNNNNNNNNNNNNNNNNNNNNNNNNNNNNNNNNNNNNNNNNNNNNNNNNNNNNNNNNNNNNNNNNNNNNNNNNNNNNNNNNNNNNNNNNNNNNNNNNNNNNNNNNNNNNNNNNNNNNNNNNNNNNNNNNNNNNNNNNNNNNNNNNNNNNNNNNNNNNNNNNNNNNNNNNNNNNNNNNNNNNNNNNNNNNNNNNNNNNNNNNNNNNNNNNNNNNNNNNNNNNNNNNNNNNNNNNNNNNNNNNNNNNNNNNNNNNNNNNNNNNNNNNNNNNNNNNNNNNNNNNNNNNNNNNNNNNNNNNNNNNNNNNNNNNNNNNNNNNNNNNNNNNNNNNNNNNNNNNNNNNNNNNNNNNNNNNNNNNNNNNNNNNNNNNNNNNNNNNNNNNNNNNNNNNNNNNNNNNNNNNNNNNNNNNNNNNNNNNNNNNNNNNNNNNNNNNNNNNNNNNNNNNNNNNNNNNNNNNNNNNNNNNNNNNNNNNNNNNNNNNNNNNNNNNNNNNNNNNNNNNNNNNNNNNNNNNNN includes the following:
- the LOC115034613 gene encoding uncharacterized protein LOC115034613; amino-acid sequence: MPRHLISDAHEWINEILTVPIYYLAKPQPRERAWKNQRGKKTLLSLTLIWHCSETCRGVAYVGDPDQGGRFRPFVSGPTLKYHYSHRFPTYSVERNARFRPRARPAGGRRPVASSVCRRFAGALLARGVVAVPSACARSCRAAVDIPVALSTSRGIRASNRGPRPSAYGRPSKVAVRVRGVSAGPVPGAIRIPRTPPGGEFDWGGTSVKK